In Horticoccus luteus, the following proteins share a genomic window:
- the moaA gene encoding GTP 3',8-cyclase MoaA — protein sequence MTSEPNSFPPDVRDRLHRPLRDLRISVTDRCNFRCPYCMPKEVFGAGHAFLKDPQLMSLGELVRIAGAFRALGVEKVRLTGGEPLLRADVPDLVRALKQELGLPDVALTTNGWMLEKRAAALKAAGLDRVNVSVDSLDEARAGQLNGLGFNVARVLRGVDAAAAAGLPVKINTVVQRGVNDGEVLALCEYFRARGHTVRFIEFMDVGNTNHWSAERVVPARELVARIAAQWPLEPVGPAYRGEVAARYRYVDGAGEIGVISSVTEPFCRDCHRARLSADGKLYTCLFTSLGHDVLGRLRGGASDGEMAEYLAGIWGARTDRYSDERAELLAAGQTRPKVEMSYIGG from the coding sequence GTGACTTCGGAGCCGAACTCTTTTCCCCCGGATGTGCGCGACCGGCTGCACCGGCCGCTGCGCGATCTGCGCATTTCGGTGACGGACCGGTGCAACTTTCGCTGTCCGTATTGCATGCCGAAGGAAGTGTTTGGCGCGGGTCATGCGTTTTTGAAGGATCCGCAGTTGATGAGCCTCGGAGAACTGGTGCGCATCGCGGGAGCGTTTCGTGCGCTGGGCGTGGAGAAGGTGCGGCTGACGGGCGGCGAGCCGTTGTTGCGGGCGGATGTGCCGGATCTCGTGCGGGCGTTGAAGCAGGAGTTGGGCTTACCGGATGTGGCGCTGACAACGAATGGCTGGATGCTCGAGAAGCGGGCGGCGGCGCTGAAGGCGGCGGGCTTGGATCGTGTCAATGTGTCGGTCGATTCACTCGACGAGGCGCGGGCGGGGCAGTTGAACGGTCTCGGATTCAACGTGGCGCGAGTGTTGCGCGGGGTCGATGCGGCGGCGGCGGCGGGGCTGCCGGTGAAGATCAACACGGTGGTGCAGCGGGGCGTGAACGACGGGGAAGTGCTGGCGCTCTGCGAATATTTCCGGGCGCGCGGACACACGGTGCGGTTCATCGAGTTTATGGATGTGGGCAACACGAACCACTGGTCGGCGGAGCGCGTGGTGCCGGCGCGCGAATTGGTGGCGCGCATCGCGGCGCAGTGGCCCCTGGAGCCGGTCGGGCCGGCGTATCGGGGTGAGGTGGCGGCGCGTTATCGCTACGTCGACGGCGCGGGCGAAATCGGCGTGATCAGTTCGGTGACGGAGCCGTTTTGCCGGGATTGCCACCGCGCGCGGTTATCGGCGGACGGGAAGCTTTATACCTGTCTCTTCACTTCGCTGGGACACGATGTGCTCGGGCGGCTGCGCGGCGGCGCGAGCGATGGCGAGATGGCGGAGTATCTGGCGGGCATCTGGGGCGCGCGGACGGATCGCTATAGCGATGAACGCGCGGAACTGCTCGCTGCAGGCCAGACGCGGCCGAAGGTGGAGATGAGTTATATCGGCGGGTGA
- a CDS encoding diaminopimelate dehydrogenase — MSHSPLRLAVVGYGNIGRSAVEAVQAAPDMALAGVVRRAATAPQSLPAELANIPVVADVVQLGRVDVALLCGPTRSIPETAPLYLRQGIHTVDSFDIHGQKLWDLRQQLDAIGKQHNSVAVVSSGWDPGSDSVLRALLLALAPSGITYTNFGPGMSMGHSVCAKSKPGVVDALSMTIPTGTGVHRRMVYVELAPGADFAAVEQAIKTDDYFSNDDTRVFAVPSIAALKDVGHGVSMQRKGVSGVTHNQLFEFRMTVNNPALTAQIMVSCARAAALRLRPGAYTMPEIAPMDLLPGEREHLVKTLV, encoded by the coding sequence ATGAGTCATTCTCCTCTTCGCCTCGCCGTGGTTGGTTATGGAAACATCGGTCGTTCTGCCGTGGAAGCCGTTCAAGCTGCGCCCGACATGGCGCTGGCCGGCGTTGTTCGCCGGGCCGCGACCGCTCCCCAGTCGCTGCCTGCCGAACTCGCGAACATCCCCGTGGTGGCGGATGTCGTCCAACTCGGCCGCGTGGACGTCGCGCTGCTGTGTGGTCCGACCCGCAGCATCCCCGAGACCGCCCCGCTTTATCTGCGCCAAGGCATTCACACCGTGGATAGCTTCGATATTCACGGCCAAAAGCTTTGGGATCTGCGCCAGCAACTCGACGCCATCGGCAAACAACATAACAGCGTCGCCGTCGTCTCGTCCGGCTGGGATCCCGGCAGCGACTCGGTCCTGCGTGCGCTGCTGCTCGCCCTCGCACCCAGCGGCATCACCTACACCAACTTCGGTCCCGGCATGAGCATGGGGCATTCGGTGTGCGCCAAATCCAAACCCGGTGTCGTCGATGCGCTTTCGATGACGATTCCCACCGGCACCGGCGTGCATCGGCGCATGGTTTACGTGGAGCTCGCACCCGGGGCCGACTTCGCGGCCGTGGAGCAGGCGATCAAGACGGATGATTACTTCAGCAACGACGACACGCGGGTCTTCGCCGTGCCGAGCATTGCCGCGCTCAAGGACGTCGGCCACGGCGTGTCGATGCAGCGCAAAGGCGTGAGCGGCGTGACGCACAACCAACTCTTTGAGTTTCGCATGACGGTCAACAACCCCGCGCTCACCGCCCAAATCATGGTTTCCTGCGCTCGCGCCGCCGCTCTCCGCCTGCGACCCGGGGCCTACACGATGCCGGAAATCGCGCCCATGGATCTGCTCCCCGGCGAGCGCGAGCATCTGGTGAAAACCTTGGTGTGA
- a CDS encoding PEP-CTERM sorting domain-containing protein: MHQLAGFRALRAVLLGAVLIVGSVSPLRAFLPPSFDASIAVTGGSGSPQTITVPHTFAFTLAEDFTGYSLFLVDFTAYSSAPAGMIDGAITHGTGMTFLASTSEISSGVQVYAADSYFGNQSFAVEFAFDDAVNFVAGTTLMVTAGSVTTDGAFATSAPDRTGAFHFSVTDGNGHYFTPTAAAIPEPSTYAMLLGAAALGLTFWRRRRA; encoded by the coding sequence ATGCACCAACTTGCCGGATTTCGCGCTCTTCGCGCTGTTCTGTTAGGAGCAGTATTGATCGTCGGGAGCGTTTCGCCTCTGCGCGCGTTTCTTCCTCCCTCTTTTGATGCCAGCATAGCGGTCACCGGGGGTTCTGGATCGCCGCAGACGATCACCGTGCCGCACACGTTCGCATTCACGTTGGCGGAGGATTTTACGGGCTATAGTCTATTTCTGGTCGATTTTACCGCATATTCTTCCGCCCCGGCGGGAATGATTGACGGCGCCATCACCCACGGCACAGGAATGACATTCCTGGCGTCGACGAGCGAGATCTCGTCCGGAGTGCAGGTATATGCCGCAGACTCCTATTTTGGAAATCAGTCCTTTGCCGTCGAGTTCGCGTTCGACGATGCAGTTAACTTCGTTGCGGGCACCACCTTGATGGTGACGGCTGGTTCGGTTACGACGGATGGAGCTTTCGCCACGAGCGCGCCGGACCGGACAGGCGCTTTTCATTTCTCGGTGACAGATGGCAACGGACACTACTTTACGCCGACGGCGGCCGCGATTCCCGAGCCGTCAACCTACGCAATGTTGTTGGGCGCCGCGGCGTTGGGGTTGACGTTTTGGCGCCGGCGGCGGGCCTGA
- a CDS encoding GNAT family N-acetyltransferase, translating into MNPATHIPPKVSLREVRPDDLPILFEHQCDPEAVRMAAFKSRDRDAFMAHWARIMANPACTLRTILADGGVAGNIGSWTDGAERLVGYWIGREFWGHGIASAALAQFLADETTRPLSAHVAKHNSASIQVLRKAGFTPVQKKSFDLPEGTTIEEIVFRL; encoded by the coding sequence ATGAACCCTGCAACCCACATTCCGCCGAAGGTTTCTCTGCGCGAAGTTCGCCCCGACGACCTGCCGATCCTTTTCGAGCATCAGTGCGATCCGGAGGCGGTGCGCATGGCGGCGTTTAAATCACGGGATCGCGACGCGTTTATGGCGCACTGGGCAAGAATCATGGCCAACCCTGCCTGCACCCTCCGCACCATTCTGGCTGACGGTGGCGTGGCCGGAAACATTGGGTCTTGGACCGATGGCGCCGAGCGCTTGGTGGGCTACTGGATTGGACGCGAATTCTGGGGCCACGGCATCGCGAGCGCCGCGCTCGCGCAATTCCTTGCCGACGAAACCACGCGCCCGCTCAGCGCCCATGTGGCGAAGCACAACTCGGCCTCGATCCAGGTTCTGCGGAAGGCCGGCTTCACGCCGGTTCAAAAGAAATCTTTCGATCTACCGGAAGGCACGACGATCGAGGAAATCGTCTTCCGACTCTGA